CTGATGTACGGACGTGCGGGCAATCTGTATCGATGGCCCACGCCGATGATGCCCGCCGACGGCCCGCATCGCCTTCCGCGCTTCATCCTCGACGATCTGATCGCGCTCGTGGACGCCGCCGAACAGGGGCTCGGCATCGCTTGCATGCCGCACTGGGTCATCATGCGCGCGATCGCCGACGGCACGCTGGTGCGCTTGCTGCCGCAGATTCGCACGCCCGGCACCCCGTTGCATCTGGTCTGGCCCGACACGCGGCATCCGTCTCCCAAGCTGCGCGCCGCCATCGACACGCTCGTGAGTGCGGCACCGGCATTGCTGGGGATGCCGCCGACGGCATGAGGGTCGGATGACGATCAGACGACGAAGCGTCCGACGCCACCGTCTGCGATCAACGTTGCCACACACACAGGAACGGCGCTTGTCGAGCGTCAACCGCCCTCGCACGCATGTCGTACCTGTGCGCCCAGGTTTGCGCAGCCCCTGTGCCGCCAAGGCGTTCTACCAGGTCATCGCGTCGTGCCAGCAGCCGGGGCACGAGCGCGTCCGGTTCGCAGCACGCAGCGGCAGCGCCGGGTGAAGCACCGCACGCCGCGTCCCCGGCCCGCGCCACGGCATGGGCGCTTTGCGCCCACGGCCGAATGGCTTGCGCAGAAATCCGCCCCAACCGGTAGGCCATTTCGGCCGCCAGCGCACGCACACCGACCGGGTTCTTCAACTCGTCGTGCACCGTCTTGCTCGACGCCTCGCACGCGAGTCCCTTCAGACGACGGACAAAGGGTGCGCAACGATCGCCATAGGGAAATTGAGAGAGATCCGCGAGCGCGTCTGGTGCAAGCATGGCAGCGAAGTCTGCCGCGTCGAAGTCGAGCGACATCGCGTACGGCAAGTCGTTCTTGTCCCGCCAGACGCCTACGTTCTCCATGAAGGCGTTGCACATCTCCCGGTTGCCGAGCCAGAGGGCGGCAACGTAGTGACGTTCGAGCGCACATTGATAGACATCCGGCAACGCGTGACAAAGTCGATGCCGCATGACGTTGCGACGCGCCAGTGCATCGGCATACGCCTTCGCCGCCTCGCCGCTCAGCGCATGAAACGGCACGCCGTTGGATGCCATGAGTCGCGCCATCTGCCGCCCTGCCGCCATCGCTTCGTCCCTCGCCCGTCGCAGCCCGGAGATGTCGCCCCCGTCGGGTCCATCGGGACCGGTTGCCCCCTCGAAGACACGCCACGCGTCGTCGCTCTCCAGCCAGTCACCGAGATCCTGATAGCGGGACAGAAACGTCGTTGCCAGATAGACGCGCGTCGGGTCGCGCTTCCCGTCGAACGCCTGCGAACATCCGCGCACCAGCACAGCCGTCGGCGTCGCCAGTCCCACCGCGCCGAAGAGCCGCGACGCGAGCCATGCCTGCGCAGCATGCCCTGCGCTCGGGCACGCCTTGACGACGTACTGAGGCATATCCGCGTGCGGCGTGAGCGACATGCGGATGGCCACACCCGTGCTGCCCATCGGCATGGCCTTGGTCACGCGCGTGGCGTTGGAGAAATCGTGGGGACCGATGTCCGGCAGCGACGCACCACTTCCGTCGTGCCCGATGACCGCGCCGAAGATGCCCTGCGGCCCGGCTTCCGGCAATAAGCCTGTGTGCCCGGTGGCATCGCCCGTGAGCCTGTCGTGGCAGTGGTGACCGATGTCACTGTGAACGAGGAAAGTGTTGACCTGCATCGCGACGCTCCCTGGTCGTTGCAGGGGGCCGTGACGTGTGCGGACGCCGGCCTCCCCGGTTGAGACCGGCAATCTTGCTGCGGCGTCGGGCAGCCAGCTTTCGAAAATGAGGCAAGTTCGGACGAATCCGCCGCGCGTCTGCGGCAACGGCCGCAGCGGCGGCGACGTCCGATAGCAGGTCCTGGTTAGGGCTGCTTCAGGGCTGCTTTAAGGCGGCTTTACAGCTCGATTTTCGTGCCGAGCACAGCGAGGAACTGCGCGATCCACGCGGGGTGCGCGGGCCACGCCGGGGCGGTGACGAGTTTGCCGTCGGTATGGGCGTCGTCGATGGCGATCTCCATGTACTTCCCGCCAGCCAGACGCACTTCCGGCGCACACGCAGGATATGCCGAGCACTCGCGCCCTTCGATCACACCGGCCGCCGCGAGCAACTGCGCGCCGTGACAGATCGCGGCAATCGGCTTGTCGTTCTCGGCGAAGTGACGCACGGCGGCGAGCACCTGTTCGTTCAACCGCAGATACTCGGGGGCGCGGCCGCCGGGGATCACCAGCGCATCGAAGTCCGCGGGCGAGAGGCCGTCGAAAGTCGCGTTGAGCGTGAAGTCGTGACCGCGTTTCTCGCTGTAGGTCTGGTCGCCCTCGAAATCGTGAATCGCGGTACGCACCTTGTCGCCCGCCTTCTTGCCTGGGCAGACGACTTCCACGCGATGCCCGACGGCCATCAGCGCCTGCACCGGCACCATCAGCTCGTAGTCTTCGACGTAATCGCCCGCCAACACCAGAATCCGCTTCTTGCCCATGTGACTCTCCGTCAGAGAAAAAATGGAAGGGAAACAGCCCCTCCATGTTACTCAATTCCAGTGACGCACTTGAGACAGCATCGAACCGCATCAGACAAAAAAAAACCGCGTGCCGAAACACGCGGTGTTAAGTCGGCGCAAAACGCCGTCGGTCAATCGTGGGGCCTCCGCTTCGCGAAGTGCGGTGTAATGCCGCGCGCCTGAGTCGTCAATAAGTTTCCAGATGCAGACGCCCTTCCGTCTTCATCCGCTGCCAGAGCGTCTGCCAGTCGAGACCTGCGTCACCGGCAATGGTCTGCAACACCTGAAGCACGCCGTCCTCCATCCCCTTCAGCCCGCAGACATAGATGTACGTATGCTCATGCCGCAGCAGCGCCGCCACATCGGCCGCCCGCTCGCGCATCGCATCCTGCACGTAGCGCTTGGGGCTTCCCGGCGTGCGCGAGAACGCGAGATTGGTATCGATGAAATCCTTCGGCAGATTGAGCAGCGGACCGAAGTACGGCAACTCGCCTTGCGTGCGCGCACCAAAGAACAGCATCAGCTTGCCGGTCGCCCCTTTCATGCGGCGACGACGGCGGTATTCGGTCATCGCGCGCATCGGTGCAGCGCCCGTCCCGGTACAGATCATCAGAAGACGCGAGTCGGCGTGGTTCGGCATCAGGAACGTGCTGCCGAACGGTCCCATCACGTTGACCACGTCACCCTTCTTCAGGTCGCACAGATAGTTCGAGCACACACCACCGACAGCCTGCCCTTGATGGTCCTTCGTCACGCGCTTCACCGTGAGCGCCAGATTGTTGTATCCCGGACGCTCCCCATCGCGCGGCGACGCAATCGAATACTGGCGCGCATGGTGTGCACGCCCGTCCGCCGTCGTGCCCGGCGGGATGATGCCGATCGACTGCCCTTCGAGCACCGGGAACGGTTGCTTGCCGAAATCGAGCACGATGTGATGAATGTCGCTCTCGGTACTCGCATCCGTCACGCGATAGTTGCCGACCACGGTGGCCTGCACCGGGGCCTTGTGGTTATAGAGGTTGACGTAAGGCTTCGCAGCGGACCACGGCGGCACGACCGAGCCGCGCACCAGATCCGAGCCACCGATGACGGGTTCCGACGCATCGGCGGACGCACCAGACGCACCGCCAGCCGCGCCCTCCGCCGCCTCACCGATCGTGCCCTGCCCGGCGAGCGCATCGTCCTGCACGGGGAGTTCGTCCCACGTGAGCTGGTCCTCGACGGCGTAGGCCTCGGCTTTGAGCACGTCGCGCCAGTTGTCGATGGCCCCCGTCGGGCACGGCGAGATACACGCCATGCATCCATTGCACGTGTCCGCGCGCACGACGTAATTGTTCTCGTCATGCGTGATCGCGTCGATCGGACACGTCTCCTCGCAGGTGTTGCAGCGAATGCAGATCTCCGGATCGATCAGATGCTGCTTCAGGACTTCGACCGGAACGGGGCCGTTCATGATGCTGTCTCCTTGTGGGGATGGCTCTTGCGGCCTTTCCAATGACTTGGCAATGACTTAGTTGAAACGCACGTACTCGAAATCGATGGGCTGACGATTGATGCCCAGC
The Pandoraea oxalativorans genome window above contains:
- a CDS encoding DJ-1/PfpI family protein; protein product: MGKKRILVLAGDYVEDYELMVPVQALMAVGHRVEVVCPGKKAGDKVRTAIHDFEGDQTYSEKRGHDFTLNATFDGLSPADFDALVIPGGRAPEYLRLNEQVLAAVRHFAENDKPIAAICHGAQLLAAAGVIEGRECSAYPACAPEVRLAGGKYMEIAIDDAHTDGKLVTAPAWPAHPAWIAQFLAVLGTKIEL
- the boxA gene encoding benzoyl-CoA 2,3-epoxidase subunit BoxA yields the protein MNGPVPVEVLKQHLIDPEICIRCNTCEETCPIDAITHDENNYVVRADTCNGCMACISPCPTGAIDNWRDVLKAEAYAVEDQLTWDELPVQDDALAGQGTIGEAAEGAAGGASGASADASEPVIGGSDLVRGSVVPPWSAAKPYVNLYNHKAPVQATVVGNYRVTDASTESDIHHIVLDFGKQPFPVLEGQSIGIIPPGTTADGRAHHARQYSIASPRDGERPGYNNLALTVKRVTKDHQGQAVGGVCSNYLCDLKKGDVVNVMGPFGSTFLMPNHADSRLLMICTGTGAAPMRAMTEYRRRRRMKGATGKLMLFFGARTQGELPYFGPLLNLPKDFIDTNLAFSRTPGSPKRYVQDAMRERAADVAALLRHEHTYIYVCGLKGMEDGVLQVLQTIAGDAGLDWQTLWQRMKTEGRLHLETY